One window from the genome of [Clostridium] celerecrescens 18A encodes:
- a CDS encoding 6-phospho-beta-glucosidase, translating to MSKKIKVVTIGGGSSYTPELVEGFIKRYDEFPISELWLVDIEEGRHKLEIVGEMAKRMVEAAGIDCKVYLTLDRREALKDADFVTTQLRVGLLDARILDERIPLSHGLIGQETNGAGGIFKALRTIPVILNIVEEMKELCPEAWLINFTNPSGMVTEAVLRYGNWNKVVGLCNIPINAVYEEAAILDEMPSDLFFQFAGINHLHWHTVVDKNGIDRTDELIKKMYGSGETNSIVANIKDNRLIFEQVENLHMVPCPYHNYYYYTDKMLSEELEDFKNNGTRAEKVKKIESELYELYKDPNLNYKPKQLEERGGARYSDAACETITSIYNDKRTTMTVSTRNNGTIKDLPDDCAVEVTCTLTGKGPVPYNFGSFKPQERGLLQLMKAMEELTIEAAVTGDRGTLLQAFMMNPLITSGDVAKQVMEELLEAHKKHLPNFFR from the coding sequence ATGTCAAAAAAAATTAAAGTTGTAACAATTGGCGGAGGCTCCAGCTATACACCAGAATTGGTTGAGGGATTTATTAAAAGATATGATGAATTTCCAATCAGTGAATTGTGGCTGGTGGATATCGAAGAAGGCAGGCATAAGCTAGAGATTGTAGGAGAGATGGCTAAGCGGATGGTAGAAGCGGCAGGAATTGACTGCAAGGTTTACTTAACTCTGGACCGGCGGGAAGCTCTAAAAGATGCAGATTTCGTTACCACACAGCTGCGGGTTGGGTTATTAGATGCACGAATTCTGGATGAACGTATCCCCTTAAGCCATGGATTAATCGGTCAGGAAACCAATGGGGCCGGGGGCATCTTTAAGGCATTACGGACCATTCCTGTAATATTAAATATTGTAGAGGAAATGAAAGAGCTTTGTCCTGAAGCCTGGTTAATTAACTTTACAAATCCCTCCGGTATGGTCACGGAAGCTGTCTTAAGATACGGCAATTGGAACAAGGTCGTTGGTTTATGCAATATTCCAATCAATGCGGTTTATGAAGAGGCTGCAATACTTGACGAAATGCCATCTGACTTATTCTTCCAGTTTGCAGGCATTAATCATCTGCACTGGCACACGGTGGTTGATAAAAATGGAATTGACAGAACGGATGAACTGATTAAAAAGATGTATGGAAGTGGAGAAACAAATTCAATTGTTGCAAATATAAAGGATAATCGTTTGATTTTTGAGCAAGTTGAAAATCTTCATATGGTTCCATGCCCATATCATAATTATTACTACTATACTGATAAAATGTTGTCCGAGGAATTAGAAGACTTTAAAAACAATGGGACCCGTGCAGAAAAAGTTAAAAAAATAGAATCGGAATTATATGAATTATATAAGGATCCCAATTTGAATTATAAACCGAAACAGTTAGAAGAACGCGGCGGAGCCAGATATAGTGATGCGGCTTGCGAAACGATTACCTCGATCTACAATGATAAAAGAACAACCATGACCGTTAGTACCCGGAATAACGGTACCATAAAAGACCTGCCTGACGATTGTGCGGTTGAAGTTACCTGTACTTTAACAGGAAAAGGCCCGGTTCCTTATAATTTCGGAAGCTTTAAACCTCAGGAAAGAGGATTGCTGCAATTGATGAAAGCTATGGAGGAATTGACCATTGAAGCTGCTGTTACAGGGGATAGAGGAACCTTATTACAGGCCTTTATGATGAATCCTTTGATTACCAGCGGGGATGTAGCGAAACAGGTAATGGAGGAATTATTGGAAGCCCATAAAAAGCATCTTCCTAATTTCTTTCGCTAG
- a CDS encoding chitosanase, with protein sequence MNKKANKIMVIVSLIGLLILTGCASNQTGGQLKKDEGSSSLKDSEKKEIAMELVSSAENSSLDWKAQYSYIEDIEDGRGYTAGIIGFCSGTGDMLQLVKGYTETKSENLLAKYIGALEKVNGSDSHEGLGEAFEDDWKAASEDAEFQEAQNKIRDDMYFNPAVDQAVKDGLSILGQFIYYDAIVMHGPGDGSVPYEESFPGIREAAINKAKSPADGGNEADYLTAFLDERDKVMKLESAHEDLSRTIAQRKFLKEENYSLQKPLVWEMYGDPFKIEQ encoded by the coding sequence TTGAATAAAAAAGCTAACAAAATCATGGTTATTGTATCTCTCATAGGGTTATTGATTTTGACAGGATGTGCTTCGAACCAAACCGGCGGTCAATTAAAGAAAGACGAAGGCAGCAGTTCTTTGAAAGACTCAGAAAAGAAGGAGATAGCGATGGAGTTGGTTTCCAGTGCAGAAAATTCTTCGTTGGATTGGAAGGCTCAATACAGCTATATTGAAGATATTGAAGACGGAAGAGGTTACACAGCCGGAATCATCGGGTTTTGTTCTGGAACGGGAGATATGCTGCAATTAGTAAAAGGCTATACAGAAACAAAATCAGAGAATCTGCTGGCTAAATACATAGGAGCTCTTGAAAAAGTGAATGGTTCGGATTCTCATGAAGGATTAGGGGAAGCTTTTGAAGATGACTGGAAGGCTGCCAGCGAAGATGCAGAATTTCAGGAAGCGCAGAACAAAATCAGAGATGATATGTATTTTAATCCGGCAGTTGATCAGGCAGTAAAAGATGGATTATCCATTTTGGGTCAGTTCATTTACTATGATGCAATCGTAATGCATGGCCCTGGTGATGGATCCGTTCCATATGAAGAAAGTTTTCCTGGCATAAGAGAGGCTGCAATAAATAAAGCGAAATCTCCGGCAGATGGAGGAAATGAAGCGGATTATCTAACGGCTTTTCTTGATGAGAGAGATAAGGTAATGAAACTTGAAAGTGCACATGAAGACTTAAGCCGAACAATTGCCCAAAGGAAATTCTTAAAGGAAGAGAATTATTCTTTACAAAAGCCTCTTGTGTGGGAAATGTATGGAGATCCCTTTAAGATTGAGCAATGA
- a CDS encoding L-cysteine desulfidase family protein → MERECNKYRAYVQILKEELLPAMGCTEPIALAYAAAVARKALGQMPDKVVVAASGSIIKNVKSVIVPNTGHLKGIPAAVAAGIVAGNPERELEVIAEVSPEQMIQMREFMKEREITVEHLDQGINFDILVTLHKGSSYSRVRIAGYHTNIVLIETDGTIQKKKETALEEETLTDRNLLNMEDIWDFINSVDISDIQEILDRQIRYNWAIAEEGLKESYGANIGKVLLKNSGDDLSVRAKAMAAAGSDARMNGCGLPVVINSGSGNQGITVSVPVIVYAKALKVSEEKLYRALALSNLAAIHQKTPIGRLSAYCGAVNAGAGAGAGIAYLCGGGYEEVIHTIVNALAIVSGIVCDGAKSSCAAKIASSIEAGILGYNMYMQGQQFFDGDGIVTKGVEATLRNVGRLGREGMRETNKEIIQMMIGV, encoded by the coding sequence ATGGAAAGGGAATGTAATAAATACCGCGCCTATGTGCAGATACTAAAGGAAGAACTTCTTCCCGCTATGGGCTGTACCGAACCGATCGCCCTGGCTTATGCTGCCGCAGTAGCCAGAAAAGCACTGGGACAAATGCCTGATAAAGTGGTGGTGGCAGCCAGTGGAAGCATTATTAAGAATGTGAAATCCGTGATCGTCCCCAACACAGGCCATTTAAAAGGCATTCCTGCGGCTGTTGCGGCAGGGATTGTGGCAGGGAATCCGGAAAGAGAGCTGGAGGTCATAGCAGAGGTCTCGCCAGAGCAGATGATACAGATGAGAGAATTTATGAAGGAACGAGAGATCACGGTAGAGCATCTGGATCAGGGGATTAATTTTGACATTCTTGTTACTCTGCATAAGGGATCGTCCTATAGCAGGGTACGCATTGCGGGTTACCACACCAACATCGTACTCATTGAAACGGATGGGACCATACAAAAGAAAAAAGAAACAGCTTTAGAAGAAGAGACGCTGACCGACCGGAATTTACTCAATATGGAGGATATCTGGGACTTTATCAATTCCGTGGATATCTCTGACATACAGGAAATCCTGGACCGCCAGATCCGTTACAACTGGGCCATTGCCGAAGAGGGGCTTAAGGAAAGCTATGGAGCCAATATCGGCAAGGTACTCCTTAAAAATTCCGGAGATGACTTATCCGTCAGGGCAAAGGCCATGGCGGCTGCAGGTTCTGATGCCAGAATGAATGGCTGCGGACTGCCGGTCGTTATCAATTCCGGAAGCGGAAATCAGGGGATCACCGTTTCCGTACCTGTTATCGTATATGCAAAGGCCTTAAAGGTCAGCGAAGAGAAATTGTACCGTGCTTTAGCCTTATCCAATCTGGCCGCCATTCACCAGAAAACCCCCATCGGCAGATTATCCGCTTATTGCGGAGCCGTCAATGCAGGAGCCGGGGCTGGAGCCGGAATTGCCTATCTCTGCGGAGGTGGCTATGAGGAAGTCATCCATACCATCGTCAATGCGCTCGCCATTGTCTCCGGTATCGTATGCGATGGGGCAAAATCCTCCTGCGCAGCAAAGATCGCTTCTTCCATAGAAGCCGGAATTCTAGGTTACAATATGTACATGCAGGGACAGCAATTCTTTGACGGCGACGGAATCGTCACCAAAGGCGTGGAGGCTACCCTTAGAAATGTTGGAAGACTTGGAAGAGAAGGAATGAGGGAAACCAACAAGGAAATTATACAGATGATGATAGGGGTATAA
- a CDS encoding glucan-binding protein — protein sequence MKNISRRGLMLHGAAAAVSLFLFIAIVPFNSFAHTKDESIYLSGAWIKDEVGWRFFNQWNSAYPAGKWAEYQSHSYYFMDNGYMATSWRFINDNWYYFNPNQGKEEGAMVTGWVYDSDLCGWFYTNQIGIMVTGWHKIDGFWYYFNPKSNGLLGLMAVNQFVDGSYVDANGRMNEVR from the coding sequence ATGAAAAATATTTCCCGCCGCGGGTTAATGCTCCATGGAGCAGCCGCTGCTGTTTCCCTGTTTCTTTTTATAGCCATAGTCCCCTTTAACAGCTTTGCCCACACAAAGGATGAATCCATATATCTGTCCGGTGCCTGGATAAAGGATGAGGTTGGCTGGCGTTTTTTTAATCAATGGAATTCCGCCTATCCAGCCGGTAAATGGGCGGAATACCAAAGCCATTCCTATTATTTCATGGACAATGGGTACATGGCAACCAGCTGGCGTTTCATCAATGACAACTGGTATTATTTTAATCCCAATCAGGGAAAAGAGGAAGGCGCTATGGTAACCGGCTGGGTTTATGACTCAGATCTTTGCGGCTGGTTCTACACAAACCAGATTGGAATCATGGTAACCGGTTGGCATAAAATCGATGGCTTCTGGTACTATTTTAACCCGAAATCCAACGGTCTACTCGGTCTTATGGCTGTAAACCAGTTTGTTGACGGTTCCTATGTGGATGCAAACGGACGCATGAATGAAGTCAGGTAA
- a CDS encoding PTS lactose/cellobiose transporter subunit IIA, which yields MDIEMIVMKLVVCGGNARSTAIEALRSAKNGDFTHADQLMEDAEKTIQEAHEVQTEMIQNELNGKKAEVGLLMVHAQDHLMNAMTVMDLCKEMIDILRIK from the coding sequence ATGGATATTGAAATGATTGTTATGAAGCTTGTAGTCTGCGGTGGGAACGCCAGAAGCACTGCGATTGAAGCACTGCGTTCGGCAAAAAACGGTGATTTTACACATGCGGACCAGTTGATGGAAGATGCAGAAAAGACGATTCAGGAAGCACATGAAGTTCAGACAGAAATGATCCAGAATGAGTTAAACGGCAAAAAGGCAGAAGTCGGGCTTTTAATGGTTCATGCCCAGGATCATTTGATGAATGCCATGACGGTCATGGACCTGTGCAAAGAAATGATTGATATTTTAAGAATAAAATAA
- a CDS encoding MATE family efflux transporter yields the protein MFTRKDLIKLLAPLIVEQILIVLVGMVNVMMAAAVGEASVSGVSLVESINILIIQMLSALATGGAVISSQYLGKKQSENACKAAGQLIGVTTVLSVLVTLIALAGRGGLLKAIFGSVDESVMNAAVVYFWITALSYPFVAVYNSCAALFRSMGNSKASMAVSLVINTVNVGGNAVCIYGLHMGVTGLAWPTLFCRVAAAVVMLFMIQSPGNVVRINRLEDLKPDIPMIKKILSIGIPNGLENGMFQFGKLALQSLVSSLGTAALASYAVASNLVTLLYLPGNAIGLGLITIVGQCVGAGEKKEAKRYTRLLVGANYGILLLLCTVMVVFSDQLASVYNLSGEAAKISVRMVVVHSYAMIVWPLAFTIPYALRASMDAKFTMVVSIFSMWLFRIAFAYLFVRVMNTGVMGVWYGMFIDWIFRAVLFSWRFRGIEKRAVSVS from the coding sequence ATGTTTACTAGAAAAGATTTGATAAAGCTGCTGGCCCCTTTGATCGTGGAACAGATATTGATCGTTTTAGTAGGAATGGTGAATGTCATGATGGCGGCGGCAGTGGGAGAGGCATCTGTTTCCGGAGTTTCTCTGGTGGAATCCATCAACATTCTGATCATTCAGATGCTGTCGGCACTAGCTACCGGAGGGGCTGTCATATCGTCCCAGTATCTTGGGAAAAAGCAGTCAGAGAATGCCTGCAAGGCAGCGGGGCAGCTCATTGGAGTCACGACTGTTCTGTCAGTGCTTGTTACCCTTATTGCACTGGCAGGCAGGGGAGGCCTTTTAAAAGCCATTTTCGGCAGTGTGGATGAGTCAGTCATGAACGCCGCCGTGGTTTATTTCTGGATCACGGCCCTGTCCTATCCCTTTGTGGCAGTCTATAATTCCTGTGCGGCCTTATTCCGATCCATGGGAAACTCCAAGGCTTCCATGGCAGTTTCCCTTGTGATAAATACCGTGAATGTTGGTGGAAATGCAGTCTGTATATACGGCCTTCATATGGGAGTGACCGGCCTGGCATGGCCTACCCTGTTTTGCCGGGTGGCCGCTGCGGTAGTGATGCTTTTCATGATTCAAAGTCCTGGCAATGTTGTAAGGATCAACCGTCTGGAGGATCTTAAGCCAGACATTCCGATGATTAAGAAGATACTGTCCATTGGTATTCCAAACGGCCTTGAAAACGGCATGTTCCAGTTTGGTAAGCTTGCGCTGCAAAGCCTGGTTTCTTCCCTGGGAACGGCGGCGCTTGCCAGCTACGCAGTGGCCTCCAACCTGGTGACCCTGCTGTATCTGCCGGGCAATGCCATAGGCCTGGGTCTGATCACCATTGTTGGACAATGTGTGGGAGCGGGAGAGAAAAAGGAGGCAAAGCGCTATACCAGACTTTTGGTTGGCGCTAATTACGGGATCCTTCTTTTGTTGTGTACGGTCATGGTTGTATTTTCAGACCAGCTTGCTTCTGTCTACAACCTTTCGGGGGAGGCTGCAAAAATATCCGTCCGGATGGTGGTGGTCCACAGCTATGCGATGATCGTATGGCCTTTGGCCTTTACCATTCCTTATGCCCTGAGAGCTTCTATGGATGCCAAATTTACCATGGTGGTGTCCATATTCTCCATGTGGCTGTTCCGGATCGCTTTTGCTTATCTCTTCGTACGTGTGATGAATACAGGCGTCATGGGTGTATGGTATGGAATGTTTATTGACTGGATTTTCCGTGCGGTTTTATTTAGCTGGAGATTCCGGGGAATAGAAAAAAGAGCGGTGTCTGTTTCTTAA
- a CDS encoding Gfo/Idh/MocA family protein — MEALKIGIMGTGRIASVLANTMLQMPQVVLLGAASRSLEKAEEFAARFSIERAYGSYEELVKDPDIQLIYIATPHSEHCSNAKLCLENGKHVLCEKAFAANYAQAKEMTDLAEEKNLMITEAMWVRYMPMAKTLKEVLNSGVIGEPMTLTANLCYLVSDKPRLIKPELAGGALLDVGVYTLNFASIVFGDEITDIQSSVIKTDSGVDAQNSITLCYPGGKMAILNSSLRVLSDRMGVIYGTKGYLVVENVNNFESIRVYDANRELLETHIRPEQISGYEYQIEASGEAIRNGWTECPQMPHKATLDVMKVMDELRKQWGIRYPFEA; from the coding sequence ATGGAAGCGTTAAAAATCGGAATCATGGGAACAGGTAGGATCGCATCGGTACTGGCAAATACAATGCTTCAGATGCCGCAGGTAGTTCTGTTGGGAGCAGCCTCAAGAAGCCTGGAAAAAGCGGAGGAATTTGCGGCACGTTTTTCCATTGAAAGGGCTTACGGCTCTTACGAGGAACTTGTGAAAGACCCGGATATTCAGCTGATCTACATTGCAACACCTCATTCTGAGCATTGCAGTAATGCGAAGCTGTGCCTGGAAAACGGAAAGCATGTTCTCTGTGAAAAGGCCTTTGCCGCCAACTATGCTCAGGCCAAGGAGATGACCGATCTGGCGGAGGAAAAAAATCTTATGATAACGGAAGCCATGTGGGTACGTTACATGCCTATGGCTAAAACCCTGAAAGAGGTTTTAAACTCAGGTGTTATCGGAGAGCCTATGACCCTTACGGCAAATCTCTGTTATCTGGTTTCTGACAAGCCGCGCCTTATAAAGCCGGAGCTTGCAGGGGGGGCCCTTCTAGATGTTGGAGTGTACACTCTTAATTTCGCTTCCATTGTTTTTGGTGATGAGATTACAGATATCCAGTCCAGTGTGATTAAGACAGACAGCGGAGTGGACGCCCAGAACAGCATAACCCTATGCTATCCTGGAGGAAAGATGGCAATTTTAAACAGTTCCCTGCGGGTGCTCTCTGACCGTATGGGAGTCATATATGGAACAAAGGGATACCTTGTAGTTGAGAATGTCAATAATTTTGAGTCTATCCGGGTTTATGATGCCAATAGGGAGCTGCTTGAAACTCACATCAGGCCGGAACAGATATCAGGATATGAATACCAGATTGAAGCCAGCGGGGAAGCCATTAGAAATGGCTGGACAGAGTGTCCCCAGATGCCTCATAAGGCAACCCTGGACGTTATGAAGGTCATGGATGAGCTAAGAAAACAGTGGGGAATCCGTTACCCGTTTGAGGCATAA
- a CDS encoding PTS sugar transporter subunit IIB: MRNIVLFCAAGMSTSLLVHKMKEAAEKENYECKINAYALASTKDKGKDADIILLGPQVRFSKAKVEKDCPGKIIECIDMQVYGTMNGAKVIAQVKKALGD, translated from the coding sequence ATGAGAAACATTGTTTTGTTTTGTGCGGCAGGAATGTCCACCAGCCTCTTGGTTCATAAGATGAAAGAGGCAGCTGAAAAAGAAAATTACGAGTGTAAGATCAATGCCTATGCACTTGCAAGCACCAAGGACAAGGGAAAGGATGCAGATATCATCCTGCTGGGGCCTCAGGTTCGTTTCAGCAAAGCGAAAGTAGAAAAGGACTGCCCAGGTAAGATCATTGAATGCATTGATATGCAGGTATATGGCACTATGAACGGTGCAAAGGTCATAGCTCAAGTTAAAAAAGCTTTGGGCGATTGA
- a CDS encoding LysR family transcriptional regulator yields MELREIKTFLEVANRKSFCRAAEKLGYSQAAVTVQIKQLERELNVHLFDRIGKQTTLTHEGETFYEYAADVVKNLTHVKNILSVSSELTGRLVIGTIESICSTLFPSLIQEFHRLYPLVNVSIVVDSPDALLTMMNNNTIDLVYFLDKRMYDSKWVKVMEKPENIIFAASKNHPFGMETGLTIDQVISQPMILTEKDASYRLMLEQYLAAYGKKVHPFLEIGNTEFIIKLLRSSAGISFLPEFTICRDIKEGTLMPLNMKDFHFQSWRQMVYHRDKWISREMKAFIELVQRMEQECKGSAPLDNPKE; encoded by the coding sequence ATGGAGCTTCGGGAAATAAAGACGTTTTTAGAGGTGGCAAACAGGAAAAGTTTTTGCAGGGCGGCTGAAAAGCTTGGTTATTCCCAGGCTGCTGTCACCGTGCAGATCAAACAGCTGGAACGGGAATTAAATGTGCATTTGTTTGACCGGATCGGGAAGCAGACGACCCTGACTCATGAGGGAGAAACATTTTATGAATATGCGGCTGATGTGGTGAAGAACTTAACCCATGTAAAAAATATTTTATCCGTATCCTCGGAGCTTACCGGAAGGCTGGTGATCGGGACCATAGAGTCCATCTGTTCTACCTTGTTTCCGTCCCTCATTCAGGAATTTCACCGCCTTTATCCCTTAGTCAACGTGAGCATTGTTGTGGACTCCCCTGATGCGCTTCTTACCATGATGAACAATAATACCATTGATCTGGTGTATTTCCTTGATAAGCGCATGTATGATTCAAAATGGGTGAAAGTGATGGAAAAGCCTGAAAACATTATTTTTGCCGCTTCAAAGAACCATCCTTTTGGAATGGAAACAGGTCTAACCATTGATCAGGTCATTTCACAGCCAATGATCCTTACGGAAAAGGATGCCAGCTACCGGCTTATGCTGGAGCAGTACCTTGCTGCTTATGGAAAAAAGGTTCATCCCTTTCTGGAGATCGGCAATACAGAATTCATCATCAAGCTTCTCCGCAGCAGCGCAGGGATCTCTTTTCTTCCGGAGTTCACTATTTGCAGGGATATAAAGGAAGGAACCTTAATGCCTCTTAACATGAAGGATTTTCACTTTCAATCCTGGAGACAGATGGTGTATCACAGGGATAAATGGATAAGCAGAGAGATGAAAGCATTTATTGAACTGGTTCAAAGGATGGAGCAGGAGTGCAAAGGGTCAGCCCCTCTGGACAATCCAAAAGAATAA
- a CDS encoding PTS sugar transporter subunit IIC, whose translation MDRLMNWLQDTIIPPLSRLGNQRHLVAVRNGLTLTLPAIISGSIFLIIGNIPIESWTNFLAPYEDMINAAVGVSFGIISLLAAIGIGYELSKSYDLDAISGAGLSVMAFITTQLSDGFVIDPAGFDSTGLFTAIIAGIVTTEIYHFCIKKNWVFKLPDGVPPAVSNSFVSLIPAMLILVLFWTIRVPLHFNITEFIQSIFSPLLHALNSLPGILLYTFLVSLLWCAGIHGDMTLEGVADPIFLAFVAANASAYAKGEALPYITASGFSSLFVNVGGTGATLTLVLLMIFSKSKTYKELGKVALPGSVFEINEPIIFGFPIIMNPLMMIPFILIPLVLAASSYFLMSIGLVGRPIMMVPWTMPPIIGPLMATGWDIRAAIWSALEIVIAIVIYMPFFKIAEKQMLENENHTLETTDFEVDGVAEN comes from the coding sequence ATGGATAGATTGATGAACTGGTTGCAAGACACAATTATACCGCCATTGTCAAGATTGGGGAATCAAAGACATTTGGTAGCGGTACGTAATGGTTTAACCTTAACATTACCGGCAATCATAAGTGGAAGTATTTTTCTTATCATAGGAAATATTCCAATTGAAAGCTGGACCAATTTTTTAGCACCTTATGAAGACATGATTAATGCTGCGGTCGGTGTTTCATTTGGTATTATTTCACTTTTAGCAGCGATTGGAATCGGTTATGAGCTAAGTAAAAGTTATGACCTTGATGCTATTTCCGGTGCGGGCTTGTCGGTAATGGCTTTTATTACCACTCAGCTTTCAGACGGCTTTGTCATTGATCCTGCAGGCTTTGATTCTACGGGACTATTTACAGCAATTATTGCGGGTATTGTTACGACTGAAATTTATCATTTCTGTATTAAAAAGAATTGGGTATTTAAGCTGCCTGACGGTGTGCCGCCGGCAGTAAGTAATTCCTTTGTTTCTTTGATTCCTGCAATGCTGATTTTAGTGCTGTTCTGGACCATTCGTGTTCCGCTGCATTTTAATATCACTGAATTTATTCAAAGCATCTTTTCGCCGTTACTCCATGCGTTAAATAGTCTACCTGGTATTTTGCTCTACACATTTTTAGTAAGTTTATTGTGGTGTGCAGGAATCCATGGAGACATGACATTAGAAGGTGTTGCAGATCCGATATTTTTAGCCTTTGTTGCAGCAAATGCTTCTGCATATGCAAAAGGAGAAGCACTTCCTTATATCACTGCTTCTGGTTTCTCCAGCCTGTTTGTTAATGTAGGCGGAACTGGAGCCACATTAACCTTAGTTCTACTAATGATTTTCTCAAAATCAAAAACTTATAAGGAATTGGGAAAGGTGGCTCTGCCAGGTTCGGTTTTCGAAATAAATGAGCCTATAATTTTCGGGTTCCCAATTATCATGAATCCACTGATGATGATTCCTTTCATCTTGATACCGTTAGTATTGGCTGCCAGCAGTTATTTTCTTATGTCCATTGGATTGGTTGGCAGACCGATAATGATGGTCCCCTGGACAATGCCACCAATTATTGGACCTTTAATGGCTACTGGCTGGGATATAAGAGCCGCAATCTGGTCTGCACTTGAAATAGTCATTGCGATTGTTATATATATGCCATTTTTCAAGATCGCTGAAAAACAAATGTTGGAGAATGAAAATCACACACTTGAAACAACGGATTTTGAAGTTGATGGAGTTGCAGAAAATTGA